Proteins found in one Coffea eugenioides isolate CCC68of chromosome 5, Ceug_1.0, whole genome shotgun sequence genomic segment:
- the LOC113771555 gene encoding uncharacterized protein LOC113771555 — protein MYDASTDPEDHLSVFLTHMRLQTAADEIRCKTFPMFLKGKARLWFQGLAPRSIRSFPELARQFVAQFVSSKTYAKNATHLMSIRQKPDESLRNFMTRFNAESLQVRDKDEKVVMAAFTNGLRVEELFYELAKKPPVNLEELLTRAHAAANAEEAGRLKKKLDRELGDRKGRTNPPEGKDVPAKKNVFDRLSKEKAPAPPPLPEKSYTLLTRPRAQILAVMEAEGLGDWAPKMGTPRNKRNQDRYCAFHRDVGHDTEGCWTLRKEIEDLIQRGFLGRFVRHGRSGQESGRNYYGDRREGQRRDRPELRDAPRGHSPDQDTQNLAGVINTIVGGPTGGTVIQLGRFLGFLGFFGVRSGRFLGFLVSREGIRANPDKLQAIMDMAPPRNVKEV, from the coding sequence ATGTATGATGCTTCCACTGACCCGGAAGACCACCTCTCGGTCTTCCTGACGCACATGCGTCTGCAAACCGCTGCGGACGAGATCCGTTGCAAGACTTTCCCTATGTTCCTGAAGGGGAAAGCTCGGCTCTGGTTCCAGGGCTTGGCACCAAGGTCTATCCGGAGTTTCCCCGAGCTGGCTAGGCAGTTCGTCGCCCAGTTCGTCTCCTCGAAGACCTATGCGAAGAACGCCACCCACCTGATGTCTATCAGGCAGAAGCCCGATGAGTCGCTGAGAAACTTCATGACCCGCTTCAACGCGGAGAGCTTGCAGGTCAGGGACAAAGATGAAAAAGTGGTAATGGCCGCCTTCACAAATGGGCTCAGGGTAGAGGAGCTCTTCTACGAGCTGGCCAAGAAGCCCCCCGTAAACCTGGAGGAGCTCCTAACCCGGGCACACGCGGCCGCTAATGCGGAGGAAGCAGGCCGCCTGAAGAAGAAATTAGACCGGGAGCTCGGGGACCGGAAAGGCCGGACAAACCCCCCAGAGGGCAAGGACGTCCCGGCCAAGAAGAACGTCTTTGATCGGCTCTCGAAAGAGAAGGCCCCTGCTCCGCCGCCACTCCCAGAGAAGAGCTACACCCTTCTGACACGGCCTAGAGCTCAGATCTTAGCTGTTATGGAGGCGGAAGGGCTGGGAGATTGGGCGCCTAAGATGGGGACACCTCGGAACAAGAGGAACCAGGACCGGTACTGTGCCTTTCACCGTGACGTGGGACACGACACGGAGGGATGCTGGACCCTACGAAAGGAGATCGAGGACCTGATCCAGCGTGGTTTTCTGGGACGGTTCGTACGCCATGGCAGGTCGGGCCAGGAGTCCGGGCGCAATTACTATGGAGACCGGCGTGAGGGACAGCGTCGCGACCGCCCTGAGCTGCGTGACGCTCCTCGGGGCCACTCTCCCGACCAGGACACCCAGAACTTGGCGGGAGTGATAAACACCATCGTCGGAGGCCCCACAGGGGGGACAGTCATACAGCTCGGAAGGTTCTTGGGGTTCTTGGGGTTCTTCGGGGTCAGGTCTGGAAGGTTCTTGGGGTTCTTGGTGTCCCGAGAAGGGATCCGGGCCAATCCGGACAAGCTCCAAGCTATAATGGACATGGCCCCTCCGAGGAATGTGAAGGAGGTTTAG